The Candidatus Tanganyikabacteria bacterium nucleotide sequence GGCTTGCTCAAGTTCCAGGGCGTCATCCAGAGGCCCACCGCGACCGGAATGCAGCTCTGGAACACCATCGCGCCGGTAAGGTTGCCCAGGGCCAGGGTGTCCTTCTTGACGCGCACCCAGAGCACGCTGTTGAGCTTCTCGGGCAGTTCGGTCGCGACGGGCGTGATGAGCAGGGAGAGGACCAGGGCAGGAACGTGCCACAGTTCGGCCAGGTGCTCGATGCGCTCGACGAAGAAGTGGGCGCCCACGATGATGGCTCCCAGGGCGACCAGGATCTGCAGCGCCACGCGCCACATCGGCGGCTCGTCGTGCTTGCGGGCGAAGTACAGCGGCGAGATGTCGCCGCCGAGTTCGCCCGGTTCGGCCAGGGTCCGCGCCACGTACCAGGCGTAGATCCCGATGAGGCCGAAGCCGATGAAATGCTTGACCGTGAGCCAGCCACCGAGGCCCCAGTCCGGCACGAAGGTCGCCAGGATGCCCAGCGCGTAGACCACCAGGAACGTCGTGAGGTCGCGCCCCAGCACCACGGTGTCCACCGGCATCTCCGGGCCCCGACGACCCTGGCGGACGAAGATAACGATCGCCGCGCCGGTGATGAACATGGCGAGCGTCGAGAGCATGAACGGCGCGCCCACGATCGCCCCCTCGCCGATGGCCGCGCCGCCGGGGTTGCCAGACATGTAGGCGCTGGTGATCGCGATGATGGGCACGATGGTCTCGGGCAGGGCGGTGCCGACCGCCGCCAGGACGCTGCCGACCGCGCCCTCGTTGAGATTGAGGAGCTTGCCGAGCCACTCGATGGAATTGGTGAACGCCTCGCAGGCGATGATGATGCCGGTGATGATCACCAGTAGGACGGCGACGTCAATAAGGGTGCTCATGTCATGCCTGCTGTCCACTCATCTCGCGCAGGAAGCGCGATGGTATGGCGTCCCGGCGATGGCCGAAACGGATCCGCTCGCGCCCGTAGGACAGGTACAGGTAGCGCCGGGCGCGCGTGATCGCGACGTAGCAGAGGCGTCGCTCCTCGGTGATGGCGCCCTCCTCGATGGCCATCTGATAGGGAAGCGTGCCCTCTTCGAGGCCCACGACGAAGACGGCGTCCCATTCGAGGCCCTTGGCGGCATGGATGGTGAGAAGTTGAACGGCGGGTTCCTTGCGCTTGGACTTCTTGTCTCTTGGTTCCAGGTGCTCTTCGACCATCTTGAAGACCTCCGTGGCGGTCCGAAGGTTCCAGCGGTTCACCTGCTCGTGGAACGTGGCCAGGACGTCCAGGCGCTGGCGGGCTTCCTCCCGTTTCTGCCGCTCGAGCGACTTGCGAATCTGGGTGTCGTCGAGGATGCGCAGCAGGACGTCGGCCACCGGCCGCCTGTCGGCCCGCCAGGCCTTGATCATGCCCACGACATGCTTGACCGCGCCCCGCTGGGCGAGCGACGGCAAGGGCAACTGGTCGGCGCGCTCCCCCGCCTCGAAGAGCGAGCAATGGTGCTTGTCCGCGGCGGCCCGCAGGAGCGACAACGTGTCAATCGTACACCCTAGCCGCTTGAACAACTGCTCGAGGGCCAGGGTCTCCTGGGCGTGCCCGCGAGCGCTCGGCGCGACCAGGCGCAGGTAGCCCAGGACCTCCTGGATGGCGGGATGCTCGAAGAAGTGGCCGCTCTTCTTGGCCGAGTACGGGATCCGCTCGGTGGCCAGCGCCTCGATGACCAGTCCCGACTGGGCGTGCGTGCGGTACAGGACGGCGATCTGATCCAGCTTGACGCCGGCCTGCGCCAGGAGCTTGACCTGGTCGACCACGGCGCGGGCCTCGTCGAACGAATCGGCGCACTGGATCCTGGTCACGGGCTCGCCGCCGGCGGCCGCGGCCCGGATGGTCTTGGGGATCTGGCGGGAGTTGCAGCGGATGAGGTGGTTTGCCATCGCCACGATCGGCGGGGTGGAGCGGTAGTTGGTCTCCAGCAGGATGCGGCGGCCGCGCGGGTAGTCGCGTTCGAACCCGAGCAGGTTGTCGAGATCCGCTGCGCGAAAGCCGTAGATGCCCTG carries:
- a CDS encoding sodium:calcium antiporter, coding for MSTLIDVAVLLVIITGIIIACEAFTNSIEWLGKLLNLNEGAVGSVLAAVGTALPETIVPIIAITSAYMSGNPGGAAIGEGAIVGAPFMLSTLAMFITGAAIVIFVRQGRRGPEMPVDTVVLGRDLTTFLVVYALGILATFVPDWGLGGWLTVKHFIGFGLIGIYAWYVARTLAEPGELGGDISPLYFARKHDEPPMWRVALQILVALGAIIVGAHFFVERIEHLAELWHVPALVLSLLITPVATELPEKLNSVLWVRVKKDTLALGNLTGAMVFQSCIPVAVGLWMTPWNLSKPSLLSAAIALASGAVLVLYMRRTGKLTPWILMVGGAFYLAFVIGLWWVKA
- a CDS encoding UvrD-helicase domain-containing protein — protein: MAQLLLGNPLLDGLNAEQAAAVTHGAGPVLVIAAPGSGKTTVLTRRIAFLILGGVPPERILAVTFTRKAAAEMKERLIALLRDRHLVGRLTICTFNSLGLKLLDGRYERLGFPRKPHMLVDSLQRSLFDVIRREVDAEEISAGDLAGYITRAKSNLLDPTQVSRVSSDEAEVKKARLYALYEQRLRKQGLMDFDDQIALPVRLIERDPASRAELQGRFSHILVDEFQDTNRAQYLLTRLLAAPEDNVFAVGDDAQGIYGFRAADLDNLLGFERDYPRGRRILLETNYRSTPPIVAMANHLIRCNSRQIPKTIRAAAAGGEPVTRIQCADSFDEARAVVDQVKLLAQAGVKLDQIAVLYRTHAQSGLVIEALATERIPYSAKKSGHFFEHPAIQEVLGYLRLVAPSARGHAQETLALEQLFKRLGCTIDTLSLLRAAADKHHCSLFEAGERADQLPLPSLAQRGAVKHVVGMIKAWRADRRPVADVLLRILDDTQIRKSLERQKREEARQRLDVLATFHEQVNRWNLRTATEVFKMVEEHLEPRDKKSKRKEPAVQLLTIHAAKGLEWDAVFVVGLEEGTLPYQMAIEEGAITEERRLCYVAITRARRYLYLSYGRERIRFGHRRDAIPSRFLREMSGQQA